In a single window of the Lates calcarifer isolate ASB-BC8 linkage group LG1, TLL_Latcal_v3, whole genome shotgun sequence genome:
- the LOC108888689 gene encoding plasma membrane ascorbate-dependent reductase CYBRD1, protein MAMESLRQFLFALSAAAAVGFVSIIFVLRWVLHFKEGLAWDGGLAEFNWHPVLIVSGFIFLQGMAIIVYRLPWTWQCSKLMMKFIHAGLNLVAFIFAVISMVAVFDFHNAAKIPNMYSLHSWLGLIAVILYCLQLVLGVGMYLIPITPVSWRAAFMPLHVFSGLLLFAGVIAVALMGITEKLIFGLSNPKYKDSPPEAIFVNVLGVLLVVFGALILWIATRPAWKRPSDQILHILHTNGGGEDNTKVGPALSQLSDGADAETSGDVRRRNNKLDDQTN, encoded by the exons ATGGCGATGGAGAGTTTGAGACAGTTCCTGTTCGCTCTTTCCGCTGCCGCCGCCGTCGGGTTCGTTTCCATAATATTCGTGCTAAGATGGGTTCTCCACTTCAAGGAGGGTTTAGCCTGGGACGGAGGACTGGCCGAATTCAACTGGCATCCGGTGCTGATAGTCTCCGGGTTTATTTTCTTGCAGGGAATGG CCATCATTGTCTATAGGCTCCCCTGGACCTGGCAGTGCAGCAAACTAATGATGAAGTTCATCCATGCAGGCTTGAACTTGGTGGCCTTCATTTTTGCTGTTATATCTATGGTGGCAGTTTTTGACTTCCACAATGCTGCCAAAATCCCTAACATGTACAGTCTGCACAGCTGGCTGGGACTGATAGCTGTGATACTGTACTGTCTACAG CTTGTTCTTGGAGTTGGCATGTACTTGATACCAATTACACCCGTATCCTGGAGAGCAGCGTTTATGCCCCTTCATGTCTTCAGTGGTCTTTTACTCTTTGCTGGTGTTATAGCTGTGGCACTCATGGGCATCACAGAGAAACTCATTTTTGGCCT GAGCAACCCAAAGTATAAGGACTCTCCTCCAGAGGCAATTTTTGTGAATGTTCTGGGAGTCCTCCTGGTGGTTTTTGGAGCTCTGATCCTCTGGATTGCCACTCGACCAGCGTGGAAACGCCCCAGTGACCAGATCTTGCATATTCTGCATACCAACGGGGGAGGTGAGGACAACACCAAAGTGGGTCCAGCCCTGTCTCAGCTGTCTGATGGAGCTGATGCTGAAACCTCAGGCGATGTCAGGAGGAGGAATAACAAATTAGATGATCAGACTAACTGA